Part of the Candidatus Thorarchaeota archaeon genome, CAGGTTCATCTCGAGTGCTCTTATTCGCAGCCTGTCTTGCTCCACAGTGAAGATTGTGCCGGTGTTGTCCATCAACTGAGCCAGATGAGTTGTCTTTCCACCTGGTGCTGAGGCAAGGTCAACCACCACCTCTCCCGCCTGAGGTTCCAGTACTCTTGCCACAGTCATCGAGGGCACTCCCTGCACATAGTAGAACCCGCGCATGTGCTCAAGAAGCGACCCGGGTGAAGTCCCATCGAAATCAGCCCAAAGCCCTTCTGGCAGCCAGTTGACGGGCTCTGTAATCACATCCTTTGTTCGCAGTATCTCCCGGAGAGTGGCCGCATCCGTCTTGAGTGTGTTGACTCTGATGGAACTCCTGACTGGTCGCTCACATGCCTCTATGAACTGGAGGGTTTCGTCCTCTCCCCAGAGCGCAAGATACCGTTCAATCATGTATTCAAGATACCCATGCTTGATGGCGAGTTCTCTTGCCTTCTCTCTGTTTGGCCTCCTAGACATCTGTTGCTCCACTCCATGGCATTTCGGCCTTGTGTGTCATGCTCTGTTCACTCATACTATGGTCTACTGTTGAGCTGCGCGGCAAGCTGATTCACATCTGGCGGAATCACCGGCACCTCTCCAGCTAGTCTTGCGGCCGTTTCCAAGTCCTTGAAGCCAGAACCCGTTATTGGGACCAGAACCGTATCGGTCGCATCAATCACACCGTCTCCCAAGAGCATCTCCAACCCCGGAAGGGCGGCCACCCCGCTGGGTTCTGCAAAGATTCCTTCAGTCTTTGCAAGACGCGTGACGTATTGCTCAATCATCTCATCCTTTACTGCGACTGCAGTCCCCCCTGTGGCTTTCAAGTACTTTATTGCTGCGTCCCAGTCCCAGGGATATGGGTCTGCCAGTCCTCCTGCAACTGTCATCGGTTCACCCCACCGTTCTATGGTTTCAGAGTGTCCTTCTCTTCTTGCCGCCCGGACGATTGGTGCACACCCTTCTGGTTGAACCACCACCGGTCTGGGCACATCATCAATGAGCCCCATGTCTCTGAACTCCAACAGCCCCTTCATTGTGCCAGCCATCAGACCCCCGCTGCCAGTCGGAAAGAGTATCCAGTCCGGCGGGTCCAGTCGCATTTCGCAGGCCACCTCATACCCCAGCGTCTTCGTGCCCTCGAACTGAAAGCAGTTGAACGGCCCGAACGACGGGACAGGTGTCCATCCGAATCTGTTGCAGGCCTGTTCTAGCAGGTCTGTTGTCGGGTCAACACCCTCTCCAGATGAGCGGACTCTAAAGACATCCGCGCCTAGTGTCTTGAGGTGGACCAGCTTGGCCCTTGGGGCAGCTTCGGGCACTAGTACGACCGCCTTGAGTCCTGCGCTGGCCGCATAGGCTGACATTGCAGCAGCCGCATTCCCTGAGGATGCGGCCACGACGCACCTCGCGCCGTCCTCGACCGCCCTACTCACACCCACAGATACAGGCCTGTCCTTGAATGAGCCCGTCGGGTTCAGAGTCTCATTCTTCAGGAAGAGTCTATTCAGACTCATCAACTCGGCGAGTCTCCTGCTCTTTATGAGGGGCGTGTCGCCTTCTCCCAAGTATACATGACTCTTCGCACTCCTCAACGGCATCAAGTCGATGAATCGTCGTACCCCTCCAGACCTCTTCTCAATCACCTTCCACGAGATGACCTCCTTGAGTCCCTCGATATCCAATGTGATGTCTATACGTCCTCCGCACCCATCATTACATGGTACGGTGTCCAAGTCATAGGTCTTCCCGCACTTTGCACACTTAAAGTCCCTGAACCGGGAAATGCGAGAGCTCATGTGATGGTCAGTCTGAATCACACGTTATCTTAGTTGTGTTTCACCAGCAGACCTATCAGTCTGTACTCATGACTCGTGAGGAGTATGGTTTCAACCAGACCCATCGAGGTCGAGGTCAAGCTTCCAGTCCAGGCTGACAGGGTTGCTGGACTGTGTGCAAGACTTGAGGCTCTCGCCGCGCGCCGGCTCAACGAAGAGGATCACGAGGACATCTACTTCGCACACCCTACAAGGTCATTTGCACAGACAGATGAAGCTCTGCGGTTGCGGAAGCGAATCCCAGTTGATGCAACAGTCCCTGTACCCCTCCCACAACTGACATACAAGGGACCCAAGCTAGACAAGACGACGAAGACCCGGCAGGAGTCCACAGTTGAGGTCAGCAACTCTGAGTCGCTCCTCGAGATTCTTGAGAGCTTGGGCTTTAGGAGGATGGGAACTGTACGGAAACATCGGGT contains:
- a CDS encoding pyridoxal-phosphate dependent enzyme, with the translated sequence MSSRISRFRDFKCAKCGKTYDLDTVPCNDGCGGRIDITLDIEGLKEVISWKVIEKRSGGVRRFIDLMPLRSAKSHVYLGEGDTPLIKSRRLAELMSLNRLFLKNETLNPTGSFKDRPVSVGVSRAVEDGARCVVAASSGNAAAAMSAYAASAGLKAVVLVPEAAPRAKLVHLKTLGADVFRVRSSGEGVDPTTDLLEQACNRFGWTPVPSFGPFNCFQFEGTKTLGYEVACEMRLDPPDWILFPTGSGGLMAGTMKGLLEFRDMGLIDDVPRPVVVQPEGCAPIVRAARREGHSETIERWGEPMTVAGGLADPYPWDWDAAIKYLKATGGTAVAVKDEMIEQYVTRLAKTEGIFAEPSGVAALPGLEMLLGDGVIDATDTVLVPITGSGFKDLETAARLAGEVPVIPPDVNQLAAQLNSRP
- a CDS encoding RsmB/NOP family class I SAM-dependent RNA methyltransferase; translated protein: MSRRPNREKARELAIKHGYLEYMIERYLALWGEDETLQFIEACERPVRSSIRVNTLKTDAATLREILRTKDVITEPVNWLPEGLWADFDGTSPGSLLEHMRGFYYVQGVPSMTVARVLEPQAGEVVVDLASAPGGKTTHLAQLMDNTGTIFTVEQDRLRIRALEMNLQRCGVTNAIVLRGDAKKVLALGLDPDRILLDAPCSGEGLIPIDPTRKTSKTMADLRYCATREEEMLDLAVAALAPGGVLVYSTCSIAPEEGEYVVDGVLRRHSDLSVAPITMEFGDPGYSSPYGVELDGRLVQARRFLPHRHGTEGFFICKLTKDG
- the cyaB gene encoding class IV adenylate cyclase; translated protein: MVSTRPIEVEVKLPVQADRVAGLCARLEALAARRLNEEDHEDIYFAHPTRSFAQTDEALRLRKRIPVDATVPVPLPQLTYKGPKLDKTTKTRQESTVEVSNSESLLEILESLGFRRMGTVRKHRVFYDLDGTVVSLDRVDQVGTFVEVEMIARDESEVPRARERVFTVIKSLNLNPADSVRESYLELLLARMGE